One segment of Niabella beijingensis DNA contains the following:
- a CDS encoding exo-alpha-sialidase, whose translation MKTYSPGLKPWENSMQLKHYITAFLVLAGCILHAQQDTIRYTGKTLSNVDYHHGQLTPAVGVHNIQVFRANRQHPEWAGGMNWTYNHQPMLVSWNNTFYLHFLSDPVGEHVAPGATFLVTSKDGYQWSAPVTLFPEYKLPEGFVKEGRTEVAHNRFAVMHQRIGFYVSKEQRLFALGFYGIALGPKDDPNDGNGVGRVIREIKKDGSFGPIYFLRYNHRFSEKNTNFPFYKKAKDKGLIAACEEILATPLLMQQMVEEADRNDPLIPLKKDYKAFNYYHLPDGRVVGLWKYALTSVSSNEGKSWEYMPTRAPGFVNANAKIWGQRTGDGKYITVYNPSEFRWPLALSVSDDGLHYKNLLLVNGEITSLRYGGAYKSYGPQYVRGIQEINGKAPEDRIWVSYSMNKEDIWVAKIPVPVTSEVTADVADDFDALKPGEELQRWNVYSPLWAPVAIEMLNGKKVLALTDYDPFDVAKAERVVPEAAKMKLEFSVTPGQTTNGRLDIELQDAKNTAAVRISFDSTEAIITKAGYRDRGLATYEAGKTYDFVIELDAEKRFYTVSVNGGKPVNGIFFAPVHKIHHVTFRTGPVRRFPDADTPTDQEYDLPGAGEKDKKAVYRVGYFRTAKQ comes from the coding sequence ATGAAAACATATAGCCCGGGGTTGAAACCCTGGGAAAACAGCATGCAATTGAAACATTATATAACAGCATTTTTAGTTTTAGCCGGATGCATCCTGCACGCACAGCAGGACACCATCCGCTATACGGGCAAAACCTTATCCAATGTGGATTATCACCACGGGCAATTAACACCGGCCGTGGGGGTGCACAATATCCAGGTGTTCCGCGCCAACCGGCAGCACCCGGAGTGGGCGGGCGGCATGAACTGGACCTACAATCACCAGCCCATGCTGGTGAGCTGGAACAACACCTTCTATCTTCATTTTTTAAGCGATCCGGTGGGGGAACATGTGGCTCCGGGAGCTACCTTCCTGGTTACCTCAAAAGATGGTTATCAGTGGTCGGCTCCGGTAACGCTTTTCCCGGAATACAAGCTGCCCGAAGGCTTTGTAAAGGAAGGTCGTACCGAAGTGGCACACAACAGGTTTGCCGTAATGCACCAGCGGATCGGCTTTTATGTTTCCAAAGAACAACGGTTGTTTGCACTCGGCTTTTACGGGATCGCCCTGGGGCCAAAAGATGACCCCAACGATGGCAATGGTGTGGGGCGGGTGATCCGGGAAATAAAGAAGGATGGCAGCTTTGGTCCCATCTATTTTCTGCGATACAACCACCGTTTCAGCGAAAAGAACACCAATTTCCCGTTTTATAAAAAGGCAAAGGACAAGGGATTGATCGCGGCTTGTGAAGAGATCCTGGCTACACCGCTGCTGATGCAGCAGATGGTGGAGGAAGCCGACCGTAACGATCCGCTGATCCCGCTGAAAAAAGATTATAAAGCCTTTAATTACTACCATCTGCCGGACGGACGTGTAGTAGGACTTTGGAAGTATGCATTGACCAGCGTCAGCAGCAATGAAGGCAAAAGCTGGGAATACATGCCTACCCGCGCGCCCGGATTTGTAAATGCCAATGCAAAGATCTGGGGACAAAGAACAGGTGATGGTAAATACATAACCGTATACAATCCTTCGGAATTTCGATGGCCCCTGGCGTTATCGGTGAGTGATGATGGCCTGCATTATAAGAACCTGCTGCTGGTGAATGGTGAGATCACATCGCTCCGGTATGGCGGAGCCTATAAAAGCTATGGACCGCAATATGTACGGGGCATACAGGAAATAAACGGCAAAGCTCCGGAAGATCGTATATGGGTGAGCTATAGCATGAATAAAGAAGATATCTGGGTGGCAAAGATCCCGGTTCCGGTAACAAGTGAAGTGACAGCTGATGTGGCGGACGATTTTGATGCATTGAAGCCGGGCGAAGAATTGCAGCGCTGGAATGTGTACAGCCCGCTATGGGCGCCAGTTGCCATCGAAATGCTGAATGGCAAAAAAGTATTGGCACTTACGGATTATGATCCGTTTGATGTAGCGAAAGCCGAACGGGTAGTGCCGGAAGCTGCAAAAATGAAATTGGAGTTTAGTGTAACGCCGGGGCAAACAACAAATGGCCGGCTGGATATTGAATTGCAGGATGCAAAAAATACGGCTGCTGTGCGGATCTCCTTTGATTCAACCGAAGCCATCATTACAAAGGCGGGTTACCGGGACCGGGGGCTGGCAACCTACGAAGCCGGAAAGACATATGATTTTGTGATTGAACTGGATGCGGAAAAGCGGTTTTATACCGTTTCGGTCAATGGAGGTAAACCGGTGAACGGTATTTTCTTTGCGCCGGTGCATAAGATCCATCACGTTACCTTCAGAACAGGACCGGTGCGAAGATTTCCTGATGCAGATACGCCCACTGATCAGGAGTACGATCTGCCCGGGGCTGGGGAAAAAGATAAGAAAGCCGTTTACAGGGTTGGGTATTTCAGAACAGCAAAGCAATAG
- a CDS encoding glycoside hydrolase family 43 protein, protein MKRIVNILVIPIILSACSNRVYLFTSFHEPADAGLRMLYSYDGYHWTDFDTVFLKPAVGQQKVMRDPSMVQGPDGVFHLVWTSSWRGDKGFGYASSKDLVHWSPQQFIPVMEQEPATVNVWAPELFYDDAAKDYKIIWASTIPGRFERGAEEDSNNHRMYMTTTTDFKTFTPSKLFLDPGFSVIDAVIVKKLKKDYVLVLKDNTRPERNLKVAFSNTAEGPWQNVSKPFSSNFTEGPSVVKVKDRWLIYYDSYRKKIYEVKATKDFHHFEDVTGQVMVPEGHKHGTIVPVKKKVVRRLVKQFKK, encoded by the coding sequence TTGAAAAGAATCGTAAACATACTTGTTATTCCGATCATTCTAAGCGCTTGTTCCAATAGGGTCTACCTCTTCACGTCCTTTCATGAGCCTGCGGATGCCGGTCTGCGTATGCTGTACAGTTACGATGGCTATCATTGGACCGATTTTGATACGGTTTTTCTAAAGCCGGCAGTAGGGCAGCAAAAAGTCATGCGCGATCCATCAATGGTGCAGGGACCGGATGGCGTCTTTCACCTGGTATGGACCAGCAGCTGGCGGGGCGATAAAGGATTTGGGTATGCTTCCTCCAAAGACCTGGTGCACTGGAGCCCGCAGCAATTCATACCGGTGATGGAACAGGAACCCGCAACCGTGAACGTATGGGCGCCGGAATTGTTTTATGACGATGCCGCAAAAGATTATAAGATCATCTGGGCCAGCACCATTCCCGGTCGTTTTGAGAGAGGAGCAGAGGAGGATAGCAATAACCACCGGATGTATATGACCACCACAACGGATTTTAAAACATTCACCCCATCAAAACTATTCCTGGATCCGGGTTTTAGCGTGATCGATGCTGTGATCGTTAAAAAACTGAAAAAGGATTATGTACTGGTGTTAAAGGACAATACAAGGCCGGAACGGAACCTGAAGGTAGCTTTTTCAAATACAGCGGAAGGACCCTGGCAAAATGTATCCAAGCCGTTCTCCAGCAATTTTACCGAGGGACCTTCGGTGGTGAAAGTAAAGGACCGGTGGCTGATCTATTATGATTCGTATCGTAAAAAGATCTACGAGGTAAAAGCAACAAAGGACTTTCATCATTTTGAGGACGTAACCGGCCAGGTTATGGTGCCGGAGGGGCATAAACATGGCACAATTGTGCCGGTGAAGAAAAAGGTAGTGCGGCGATTGGTTAAACAATTTAAAAAATGA
- a CDS encoding glycoside hydrolase family 140 protein, with protein MSRLFYILILFLSIPGPGFGVQAQELSLLKISENHRFFQTADGKPFFWLGDTGWLLFVRLTREEAVQYLETRKAQGFNVIQVMVLHDVKNARNVYGDLAIENDDVSKPVTTPGADPADSVAYDFWDHVDFVIREAAKRGIYMALVPVWGSNVKEESVNPAQAAVFATFLAERYKDQSNIIWLNGGDIKGTDGLDVWNTIGSTIKKKDPNHLMTFHPRGRYSSSDWFHQAAWLDFNMFQSGHRTYAQDTSVSEKNHFGEDNWKYVNVDYRLKPVKPTLDGEPSYENIPHGLHDSLQPRWKAADLRRYAYWSVFAGGAGFTYGENAVMQFNARGFKGANYGVTQDWIQAVHAPGAEQMQFVKALLLAHDYNSRMPAQEILVDNKGTRYDRLLATKGKGYAMVYTYSGKPFKIDLSKLGFKPAQAKWFCPANGKYTPVKLSRTAGVASFAPPRAKTDAEGTDRVLVLEE; from the coding sequence ATGAGCAGACTATTTTACATCCTTATTCTTTTCCTCAGTATACCGGGCCCCGGCTTTGGTGTACAGGCGCAGGAATTATCTCTGTTAAAGATCTCAGAAAACCATCGCTTTTTTCAAACCGCAGACGGTAAGCCGTTTTTCTGGCTGGGAGATACCGGCTGGTTATTATTTGTACGGTTGACCCGGGAAGAAGCGGTTCAGTATCTTGAAACACGCAAAGCACAGGGCTTTAACGTGATCCAGGTAATGGTATTGCACGATGTAAAAAATGCACGGAATGTTTACGGAGACCTGGCGATCGAAAATGACGATGTGTCTAAACCCGTTACCACACCGGGAGCAGATCCTGCCGACTCTGTGGCCTATGATTTTTGGGATCATGTGGACTTTGTGATCCGTGAAGCGGCAAAAAGAGGCATCTATATGGCGCTGGTACCGGTTTGGGGCAGCAATGTAAAAGAGGAGAGTGTTAACCCGGCACAGGCGGCTGTTTTTGCAACATTCCTGGCGGAGCGGTATAAAGATCAGTCCAATATTATCTGGCTGAATGGTGGTGATATAAAAGGTACCGATGGTCTGGATGTATGGAATACGATCGGATCAACTATTAAAAAAAAGGATCCCAACCATCTGATGACCTTTCATCCCCGGGGGCGTTATTCTTCTTCCGACTGGTTTCACCAGGCAGCATGGCTGGATTTTAATATGTTTCAAAGCGGCCACCGTACCTATGCACAGGATACCAGTGTGAGCGAAAAGAATCATTTTGGAGAGGATAACTGGAAATACGTTAATGTAGATTACCGGCTGAAGCCGGTAAAGCCCACACTGGATGGCGAACCTTCTTATGAAAATATTCCGCACGGATTGCACGACAGCTTACAACCCAGGTGGAAGGCCGCCGATTTGAGAAGATATGCCTATTGGAGTGTGTTTGCTGGTGGCGCGGGCTTTACTTATGGCGAGAATGCGGTAATGCAGTTTAACGCAAGAGGATTTAAAGGCGCCAACTACGGAGTAACCCAAGATTGGATACAGGCCGTGCACGCCCCGGGCGCAGAACAGATGCAATTTGTTAAAGCACTACTATTGGCACATGATTATAACAGCCGCATGCCGGCGCAGGAGATACTTGTTGATAATAAGGGAACGCGTTATGATCGTTTGCTGGCTACAAAAGGAAAGGGGTATGCGATGGTATATACCTACAGCGGAAAACCGTTTAAGATAGATCTTTCAAAACTGGGTTTTAAACCGGCGCAGGCAAAATGGTTTTGCCCGGCAAACGGAAAATATACACCGGTTAAATTAAGCCGGACGGCCGGTGTGGCATCATTTGCTCCCCCCCGGGCGAAGACAGATGCAGAAGGTACAGACCGGGTGCTGGTATTGGAGGAGTAA
- a CDS encoding helix-turn-helix domain-containing protein, whose amino-acid sequence MNEQEHISPIEQYVIDYVRDLRKAKNLSQEDIGNIIGKSKSFIGNIESLNNRAKYNLTHINLLADHFNLSPKDFLPEKVILKRDKKKKTN is encoded by the coding sequence GTGAATGAGCAGGAACATATATCACCCATTGAGCAATATGTCATTGACTATGTAAGAGATTTAAGAAAAGCGAAGAATCTTTCACAGGAAGATATTGGCAATATCATTGGCAAATCCAAGTCCTTCATAGGAAACATAGAAAGTCTTAATAACCGAGCAAAATATAATCTCACGCATATTAATTTGCTGGCCGATCATTTTAATCTCTCCCCCAAAGATTTCCTCCCTGAAAAAGTTATTCTAAAAAGAGATAAAAAGAAAAAAACCAATTAA
- a CDS encoding helix-turn-helix domain-containing protein — translation MSTSHNQYRNDELLTGIAIVAKQLREKLELSQEEVVNDIKIRTDIAIHIGRIETAVGNISISNLSLLCEYYNIPLSKLMTKAEEIIKKARK, via the coding sequence TTGTCCACTTCACATAATCAATATCGGAATGACGAATTACTAACAGGCATAGCTATTGTAGCAAAGCAACTTCGGGAGAAGCTTGAGCTTAGTCAGGAGGAGGTTGTCAATGATATAAAAATCAGAACAGATATCGCCATTCATATAGGCCGAATAGAAACCGCTGTTGGAAATATTTCCATCAGCAACTTAAGCCTGCTTTGCGAATACTACAATATTCCTCTTTCAAAACTTATGACAAAGGCTGAAGAGATTATAAAAAAGGCAAGAAAATAG